From Fibrobacterota bacterium, the proteins below share one genomic window:
- a CDS encoding efflux RND transporter periplasmic adaptor subunit — translation MRADRLENSITSSGNVLANEDVEIRSEVQGKIIRIAFKEGGRVKKGDLLVKIDDSELQARSLQAQAHLKLAQDNEFRMRKQLEIEAVSQKDYDQTASELTLAKGDVQLLKAQLAKTELRAPFNGMVGLKQVSEGAYVSPNTLITTLQEIDPVKIDFTVPGKYSGLMKPGQIIRFTIQGSDARFQGKVYAVDPRIDPESRTLRLRAVSPNAESRVLPGAFATIEVPLQTVESALTVPSEALSADARGAKVFLFRGGKAEARPVQAGLRTDSLVQITNGLAAGDTVITSGVVQIRPGAPVTLAHVD, via the coding sequence CTCCATTACCAGCTCCGGAAACGTGCTCGCCAATGAGGACGTGGAGATCCGCAGCGAGGTGCAGGGGAAGATCATCCGCATCGCCTTCAAGGAAGGCGGCCGCGTCAAGAAAGGCGATCTGCTGGTCAAAATCGACGATTCGGAGTTGCAAGCCCGCTCGCTGCAGGCCCAGGCGCATCTCAAGCTCGCCCAGGACAATGAATTCCGCATGCGCAAGCAGCTGGAAATCGAAGCCGTCTCACAGAAGGATTACGATCAGACGGCGAGCGAGCTGACCCTGGCCAAGGGGGACGTGCAACTCTTAAAGGCCCAGCTCGCCAAGACCGAGCTACGCGCGCCTTTCAACGGGATGGTGGGCCTGAAGCAGGTCAGCGAAGGCGCTTACGTCAGCCCCAACACCTTGATCACCACTCTGCAGGAGATTGATCCCGTGAAGATCGATTTCACCGTGCCGGGCAAGTATTCGGGCTTGATGAAGCCCGGGCAGATCATCCGCTTCACCATCCAGGGCTCGGATGCCCGCTTCCAGGGCAAGGTCTACGCGGTGGATCCGCGCATCGATCCCGAATCGCGCACCTTGCGCCTACGCGCGGTCAGCCCCAACGCCGAAAGCCGCGTCCTCCCCGGGGCCTTCGCCACCATCGAAGTGCCTTTGCAAACGGTGGAGTCCGCCCTGACGGTGCCCAGCGAGGCCCTGTCCGCCGATGCCCGCGGGGCCAAGGTCTTCCTGTTCCGGGGCGGCAAGGCCGAGGCTCGTCCCGTGCAGGCCGGCCTGCGCACCGACTCCCTGGTCCAAATCACCAACGGCCTCGCCGCCGGCGATACCGTCATCACCTCGGGCGTGGTCCAGATCCGCCCGGGGGCGCCCGTGACCCTGGCGCATGTCGATTAA